From the Xiphophorus couchianus chromosome 11, X_couchianus-1.0, whole genome shotgun sequence genome, the window ATGATGTGGGCAGATCTCAGGCTGTGTGCTTTCAGAGCGAGCAGCTGGTACCGTGGAACCAACGGACCGAGCCGCTCTGATCAGACAGCATGAAGAAAACAGGCTGTCCGGCTGCACTCACCTTCAGCAGCCACGCAGCATCGTCATTTGATTTTCTGCCATTGATATCTCTCTaggactgaaacaattaattggactgattgtgattaattgaaataattgtcaactaatcgTTAACTAGAAgttacagactcaaaaaaagtgAATATGGCTATTAAAACAACGTGCTGTACAAtatgtatacattttaaatttaagataaaagcaccattataaatgtttagacaaaactcctcaagtgttTTAGCTTCAACCGGGTTCAGATTTAAAGGAATGCTACTGCACTGCATATGTGgcaataaagttatttttaaatgaattgaattgtttAATTATCTCTTAATGTATAAAAAGGCTTGcatgattaaatgaaaaatctgtagaatgtgccaattttttgtctgattaatcatcagaataattgatagattaattgattactaaaatagcCATTAGTTGCAGCCCATATGAGATGAACTCTGCAGATTTTTGAAAGCAGCCATAAAGATgacaggtttatttttatcccttcttttttctgcttcgTAACTAAATTTTGTAGCAAATGTGTAGTTTACCTGAGTGATGTCATCATCTTGGTTATAACGCAGTATTTACAATTTGTGTGCTTCAGGTATTAAAAATGGATTGGATTTCCTAAATTCCACCTGTGTTTGAAAAAACGTTCGCATAATTGTGTAAATTGatcaaactttgttttgaaatctatgctaggaaaaaaaaagtcatgtaaACTAAAATTCTGAGAAATGACAGCTCGTTACATCATAACATGATTCGTCCAATCCCCTGCTGACCCTCTGGCTGACTCCTCTCCAGAACCTATCGAAACACAGCAACACTGTCCCCTAGTGGTCAAGTGAAGATAAATACCAATATTTACATTCAGGCTTGGCTTTATGTCCCAGACTAGCTGTTATTAAAGAGTCCATGAGGCCAGACGCTGCGACCTGGGTCGCTGGGTCCAATTTGGCTCAGTGATGTCAGAAGTTCTGCCTACTTCCGTTTACTCTTGGTGTCGGTCGTCTGGAAGACACTAGAGGCAGACATGAGGTTCTCGATGTACTGGCCCAGAACCTGGTTCTCCGACTTCAACTTCAGGTTCTCCTCCTTCACTGCATCCACCCGGGCAGACAGGTCTGGAACACACACATGGTCCAGGTCTAGGACGTCAGTCTGCAAGGCTGTTTGCCTTACAGGAGAAAAACTTTGACTAGGTAGTAAACAATGTCAGGTGGAAATGTGCAACTACAGTGAAATTAGCTGCACCGATTCAGAGGAGGAAAAGATTTTGAGTTACAAAAACATAACCAATTAATGTGCTTTGCAATATCACCTGGATTAAAAAGACATCTTATGATCATTTCCAGGTTGTATTTTAGCCCGAATGTGATCTTCATAAATAAACTCAGATCTACATTGGACGACAGGAGCAAACACTCAGCAAACAGCCAAACGTGTTGCTGCACACACATGGATGATgaaaactccaaaacacacaaacacaaatagaaCAGGAAAACACTGCAAccacaggaaataaaataaaagggaaaaatgGGACAAATGGCTTCaacaaatgcaaacatgaaaaactgcAGACCCCCATTACCACTAGGGGCAGTCTAGAGTAGCTAATATTATGTACATAAATATCCTGCTGTTCTAGAATATTGTAAAAGATTGCATTTCAAGAAGACTAGTGCACCTTTTCTACCTTCCATCTTCACTGAGAGTCTGATCCCAGGTGATTTGTTggttgactccccctagtggtcagGAGCTCTTGTTTTACAGAGAGCTTGCAGcctttgtatttgtgtgttttggagtttgGATCACGTTTCGTTGTTTGCCGCTGCCTGCCACCATCCAGATCACTCTGTCAGCTCTCAACTCCTCACTTCCTCCTGGCTGATCCACACAAATGTGGAATAATATTCCAGGGATAACTGACTCAGGATTCAGGTAATGTTGCACAGTCACCATGCCGACCAGGACCATGTGGACTCATAATCTCAGAATGGATGCGTTAGGCTTGTTCTCATGGTGCTGTCCTGAGTTAGCAGTGAGTGCAGGGAGACGCTCTCACCCTCCAAGGTGTGCTGGAGCTCCAGCACCTGGTTGATGAGCCTGGTCTTCTCCTCCAGCTCAGCCTGGTTCTCCAGGTCACCTGCAGTTGAAGCAGTTTACTCACACGCTGATTTCTTTACATTCAGCTTAataatctgtgtgtgtgggtgtgtgtgctcTCTCACCATCATCTGAGCTCATGGTGAAGTACTCGTCTTCCTTTTTGGAATGCAGGGCTGCGACTCTCAGAGACACTGGAGCACACATTCAGATGAACCATTTACAAAGAGTTTACAGTTGGAGCAGAATGTGAAGAATTATCCCTGGTGTGATTTAAATACCACACCAAATACCGTTAAATCACTGCTGtttatagtatttttttaaaaacttgacaCAAAAGGGGGTTATTTAACTAAACGCTGTGCGATTGTAGGCCGACAGTCTACAAGCTAACTCGGTCACCATCCTTTAAAAACCCGCTGTCTGAAAGCTGTTAGCTTCCCTGGTAGCCAAAGCTAAAGAAGAGGGCAGCTGTCAGGGCTTTGCCTGCTGCTGCTAACTAGCAGCTAGCCTGTGTAACAGGCTAGCTGCAGGCTGCTTAGCATCGGTGTCAACAAACCAACATGTCCTCTGCTGTAGCAGTGTCCAGGAAACCTACCTTATGGCGGGAAAAGAAGAGGCGCTGCGCTAAACTGCGAAGCGTCGAAGGAAAATTTGAAGCCTGGTACGTGTTAGCTTAGCTGATGTTTGACACCATCTGTTTGATTTAGACAAGTTATACACAATTTAGCCGCTGGAGGGCGATGCAGCACCACGAAGTGAAATGGTGGTACATTTCACTtcgtgaacacacacacacacacacacacacacacaaaagaatctttttgtgtgtgttgcagcagcacagactgAATGGGTATAatagcactttgcaccaatctgatggttgaataacagaacaaatacaataaatactcttgttgttgagctcaaaaactgcaaaatggattttttaattgaaaatgttacttattttgtcaacatgtagttttcttttaaaacccaATTAATTACATaccctgcaattaactcaaCAAAAAATTCTAGCAAAGTCCCACCACTAGTATTAATGCATgataacaaaatttaaataaagactttattttctaaacttcCAATCTGTTTACACTGTGTTACCTTTTAACAGAAGACTGTCTCATTTCCAGTCAGAATTAAAGAGACTTCTTCACTGAATGAAAGGAATTCAAAAATTGCCAGGCATATGAATCATgttttaacagcaataattaaaattcaaatgagAAGACATACTtggatgagggggaaaaaaaactttattggtTTTGACAAAGTTGACTTTAATACGAATTTGTCAGTTACACTCTATTAAACCTAATTGTGGAGGATTgtgattggccgatacttaaatgtgaagccaatcttatTCACTAATCTGAAAGGTTTGAGTGATGCACCCATCCGTCTGCACATTCCCAGTCAACAATAGTCACTCCACTGTTACCACTTCAGCGactttttgctatatttagcaacatttcagacaaaaaaataatttggcactggtcaaaatcagaatcggcatGGCAGACTTTCTATAGATCAacaatcggccagaaaactgcaaccgGTCTGCCCTCATTCAGAAGCCAGCAGCAGCGAAAACTGGTCAGAAACCACTTTTAGACAATTACTGATAATCCCATAAACCCATTcagtctgtgctgctgcaacacacacacaaagattcttttgtgtgtgtgtgtgtgtgttcacgaAGTGAAATGTACCACCATTTCACTTCGTGGTGCTGCATCGCCCTCCAGGGGCTAAGTTGTGTATAACTTGTCTAAATCAAACAGATGGTGTCAAACATCAGCTAAGCTttgtctcagttttttttttggtctttcgATGTACACAGTATCCATCCTAACTGAAATTGTTCAGCTTATAATTTTCACTCACATTTGTATTGAATTGGAAAGAGTGATATGTGTTTATACACATACATataaatctatctatctatctatctatctatatatatatatatatatagtatatattgAACTGGAAAGAgttatatgtatgtatatatatatatatatatattgaattgGAAAGAGTGATATATGTTTATAcacatacatataaatatatatatatatatatatagtatatattgAATTGGAAAGagttatatgtatatatgtatacatatatatgtataatgatgacattaaaagtgtcattattatgacacttttaattatAACAATTAAAAGGCCTCACATCTAGTTTCAGCCGCTATTTGTTGCCAGGGTCAAAGAAATCTGCCTGGAGGCCTTCACAATCAGTTCTGCGGGGCctgtagaataaaataaatgtcgatcaaactgttgcttcaaccaatcagattttgAGTTGGCGGAAACGTCAGCGTATTCACACGCTCTGATTGGATAGTCAAAGCGTGTACCAGCCAGAGCTAGCAAACTGCATCTGCTGCGCAAGCAAAGatattgttgtgttgatttaatagcTGTTTTGTCAACCCACAAtggtgaaggaggagaagaaatggaTTTGGTTGGAGATTTACTGTCAAAGCCATTTTCAAGACGGACTTTTCAAGAAAAGCTGGACATTGTTAAACAAGGTCGGGTAACTCCGAAGCTAGCAAGCCTGTCACAACCGGGAAAAGGATTTGTCCGCCACTTTCAGTCTACTAACTAAAACTTATGCCAGAAATAGGACCGGGCAGACTCGACTTTCAGCATTAGCTTCGATGGCGATAGAAAAGGACTTCTTCATGGAAGTGAAACGCGAGGATAATCTGCACAACAGAGTAATTGACATCttgaggaaagaaaggaggatggattttgtgtacaaataatcaggatttttggtgagtaaaatgttgctatattcctaaataatattgcaattttatcaggttatttttgatgcttttttaaaatgtgtgtcgCAGCTGTACCTGCAGTAGAAGTTTTATAGCCATAAAATAGTTATTGAGGGTTGAATTGATTCAGACGGAGCACTACTGAAGGCCTAGGTGTGACATGCAGGAAAACTGgagcacccagagaaaaccttttgtttaaaGCAAGATTGTTTGATTTTACTAAGAGAGCAAATTacaatgtctgtctgtctgtgacttgtgtttttagagaaactgGAGCAACCAGAGAAAACTTATATTTTAAGTAGGATTACTTAATTTTACTAATAAAGACAattgtctgtctgtccgtccgtccgtctaTCGTTTTTGTAGGAAAACTGgagcacccagagaaaaccttttgttaaaatgacTAACAATAACTTAAACTTACTAATACCACCTTCAAAGATAAGGCCTCATATGTCTGACGTAGCTAACAATCTTACAAAGATGTTATGTAAACGACAAGTGATAGCCGCTGTTTTCACAGACAGGCagaagacaacaggaaagaCTGGTTTGAagagccatccatccatccatccatccatccattgtcttctGCTTGTCGGGGTCGTAGGGGCAGAAGCCTAAGTatggaggcccagacttccctctcctcaGCTCCAGGGGAATCCCCTCGCATTCCTTGGCCAGCTGAGAAACAATTATTCATTTTGTATGGGAATGGATGGGAGTTTTACAATGTCATTCTCAGTCTCTTGGCAATCCTCAGGGAGGTGCATAGAGCTAGAGTCCAGTGAGGGAAGTCTGACAGGCGTGGTACTGCTAACCTTCTGACGACTCAGTGAAGATCTGCAAGCATTGCTGGTTCTTCCCGCACAGGACTTGGAGCTGCTTCTCCCTGGTCTTGCTGCTGGCAGAGTACCCTGAACAGGCTGTTTGCATTTCTGATGGCTGATTTTTCTACTTTCACCTCCACAAACTCTGTCCAGCTCAATTAAGGACAGCATGTCTCTCCTCTCAGCCTCACGAAGTtcctttttctcctgctgtttgCGTCGTATCTGGGAACCCCACGAATCAATCAGACACATGttagctgcagcttttttctccttctccagtTTTTCAAgcttctgctctgcagcttcCCGATGTTTAAAGTCTTCCGTTAACTTTTCCTCCATAGAAGTCCTTTTcatatcttcttttttctttataagtGAAAGTTGGTCGTACACGATTTTTTTACGCATTTCAAGACTTCTGTTGTTATCAGCAATGTCAGGTGTGGGGAAACTCTTGCCTGCCCGACGACAGGAGAGTGATGCACGGGCCATCCCGCGCCCCCACACAGCCTCCCGCCACGCCGTCTGTctccaactgacacacacaagccttccgttctcttcctcgtccgttaaatttgaatttgagtttgttactctttgttgccccctagtgctcagtatacgacgtttcgactttttctgtgtcttcatcaggtatgtatttatttctttctgtttctgtttcttacggccccctctttaatattattcctgcaacttaaattttgttaggcaccccctgtgatactgttcttcattctttttaaataaaatgttcacatggacttacaaaaaatgcagaaattatttgaattgacacaccaggattggtttgaaacaaaaggtaagtgacgttgcacaagcacgtaagcatccacacacatttaggataaggacacatcaggtaagtacacacacatatatttagggtggggtcaaaggtcaagggttaggtttaggcatcacacatacactcatccacgtatacagacactgaggttaggttaagggaaaacacagagggtaAGGATATAGAAtaaagggttagggttagggttagggtaagggtaagGGGTTAGGGTAGGTGTGGGGAAAGAGCCAACCTTCCACGTGGAAGGCTGGAAGTGCACTGGCCATCCTGCCCCTTGAGCCGTGTGCTTtacatgaactaaaataaactaaacttagCTTAGGCACCCCTTATATTCTTT encodes:
- the LOC114153036 gene encoding short coiled-coil protein B-like, whose amino-acid sequence is MSSDDGDLENQAELEEKTRLINQVLELQHTLEDLSARVDAVKEENLKLKSENQVLGQYIENLMSASSVFQTTDTKSKRK